The stretch of DNA TTAAAATCGCAGAATGAAACTCTGCATTCAGACTGGCCTAAAAGAAAAGCAGAACGTTTACGCCACCCCTGCGGCGCGCCCGTACCCCTCTGCGCCCTGAGCTGTGTGGTGATGGACCATCCCACGACGCGGGCACCACCACACCGCCTGCGCACCGGCACGCCATTCCTCCACGCGCTTCCGGATTCAAAATTTCCCACGAAGCCTCGAACCCCGCCGAGGCCACACTGGGCACTGGCCGCGCGCGTCCGTGGGGGTAAGGATGGAAAGGATCGAATTCGgatagtattttttattatattttaaaTCGAATACGGATATGGATTCAGATATTCtcggatacgaatacaaaacggatGTCTCGAATTCGGATATTGACTTGATATATGAGCTAACGTTTACCTATTTTTttattagtatttttatattataaaattattatacatgtataaactaaagtataataatataataaagatatctagtcaaaaataatttatttatcattagtaagtaaatacataaaataaaattagaactaaaaatatattacaataaacatataaataattttattgtatataaataaaaatatagaagtaatattgagataaaataaaaatatttaaaagtaAATTTAACCTTTTATATTATAtctttattataaaaataataatattggtggtaagaaataaatataatttcttAAATAATTTTTGAATGAAAACGGATATGGAGAGTGTCGGATATTGTCGAATACGAATctggaatcggatagagaaaatcAATGAAAATCGGATTCGAATTTATCCACTTTACTATCACattaaattcgaatacggatacggatacggataTCCATATTGATGTTTAAACGGATATGAATATCGGATAATTCGGATATCTATTATCCGTTTCCCATCCTTACGTGGGGGGATGGCCACGGATGGGATCGTGCGGTCGCGCGCGGGGCTGGGGCTTGTGGCCGGGGACGGGGTCTCCGCGCGTGGGGTTGGGCCGTTGGGCACATGGCCTAGTGGGGGAGGGCATTCTGGTAAAATttctccgagatccggtggtacTTGGGGCGACACCGGGGCAGACCTCGCCGGTAGCGATGAGAAGCGGGCATAAAAAATACAGAAAGATAGAGCGAACAATCATATTCATGCAAAATTTGAGTCTGTCCACGGTTTGGTGTATGACGgcaaagtgagaaaaaattAATACCAGAACATATTCTCTTGTTTTGTAACTTTATTTCCATAAAAATATGAGCAAAATCTACTTGATGTAAGCTCAACCGCATGAAAGAGTAATTCATACGCCACATAAGAACATTCCTCGCCCTTGATTCTACAACTAAACAAATCTATATTCTCTATGTTCCTCTCACATCAAAAACTGGCTTGAAACATATTCCTACTTGCTTCTGATGCACACTAGAGCCGAGCAAAGCGATCGAAGCGGGTGCTGCCGAGGGAGACAGATACAATATCGCATAACGCAAATGGTGCATTCTAAAGATGGCAATATATACAAAATGCTTGTGTACCCACGGCTACGAATCCGATAGGTGCGGATACGGGCGCTAATTTATGTTCGCACGTAAGAATCCAGATACAACTTCATACTCAACATATATCTGTCAACGAGCATGAAAAACCGATATCCTCATCCGTAAACCCGCCAAACCCACTGCACAAACCTGACAAATGGGATCAAGAAGTAAGTATATAAACACACATTAGAGTTTTATCACATTCTCATCCACTCCCCCACCCCATCTAGCCGCCCCTGCCCctacccctccctctcccttgcaCACGCAGCGCCTTTGGGCGTCCTTCTACTTCTGCCTCCGCCTCGTGTTGCCCTACCCCTCCTCTCTTGGATACGGCCCAGCACCTCCTTCTCACGCGCGCTGCCCTTGTCCTCCTCCCTCGTGCTGATGTCACCCcctgccctcctccttgcttccACTTCTCCTGCCTTCCTTACTCACGtgccctcctccttctcccattGCTCCTGCCTTCCTCACTCAcgtgccctcctccttgctcccACTGCTTCTACCTTCCTTACTCACGCCGAGGCACCAGCGGCGCCCCTCAAGCCCAAAGTGGTTGGTAGAGCTTCGGCTGACCCAACCTCCTACTCGTCGGGCACACAAGTACACCCCGCGAGTAGGTAATGTCCGCGGATTGAGACTACGGACATAGTTAGCCGTCTGTGATACGTATCTGTATCTGTTTCGAGCTTATTTGAACCGTGGTGGATTGGAGGGGAATGAAAGGGAATTGAATCGAAAATAGACTAATTTCCACATCAATCCCTTCTATTCCACTTCAATCCACTGTATTTCCAACGAGCCCACCGGGGCTATTTCACCCGTTGCCATGTCATATGCGTTCTCTGAAAGAGGCTAGCCACCGCGTTATAAGTACAGCGTGGGGCTCCCCTCGGACAAGCCCCCGGCCGTCTCCATCCCAGATTCCGAGAGCGCTCCACAGGCCAGGTCCCATCGCGCCGCGGCATCCCCGGCCCGCACCGCCTCTCCCATCCCGCCcggtcgcctcgccgccgctgctgccgagaTGGGGTTCGTGTCCTTCGTCGGGAGGGTGCTCTTCGTCGCCGCCTTCCTCCTCTCCGCCTACCAGGAGTACGCGCCCCTTCCCCTCCCTGCACCTCTCTTCTTATTGTCGTCGTGCTCTCTTGCTGTGTCGTTTCGAGTCTGGTTTCGGTAGATCTGGTGCGGCGTCCGCGAAATCCGAGTGGAAATGGGGGCATGGGAGCACCGAAGTGCGTGGATCTCGCGGCGGATAGTTTGATTTGTAGGGTCAAGGGGTGCGGATCTgctcatatttttttataaaaaaaagccGCCTCGACACCTCGCACACGAAACGTCGTAATTTTGTTCATGGGCTTTTTCGATCCGCATCTGGGCAGTTGAATTGTGGTAAAATAAAAACTGCGGcattcaacaacaacaacatagccttttgtcccaagtgAGTTGGGGgcaggctagagatgaaacccaaaagacacaaaggtcacgGTTCACGCAcgctgatagctagtctccaagcactcctatccaaagctacctcttcagagatattccaatctttaaggtctctcttaaccgattcGTCCCAAGTCattttaggtctacctctacccctctttgcCTTATCGACACGCTTtagaaccccactacgcaccggcgcctcaggaggcctccgttggatatgtccaaaccatctcaaccgatgttgcTTCCCTATTTTTTCAAGGAAGCATCATGATCATTAGCTGCAGTAGAAATCAGTGTCTCACAAAGTCACAATTGTATCTGCACTTGGGCTTGTCACCTCCATGTGAAGGATATAGCACAAGAATGCTGCACCACTTCTGTCTAATATGATTGTTGCCTACTCAAGTCCTATTTCTGCACATTTTTATCCACTTAAGTCTGAGTTCGGCAAGTTTCGACTAGTGACTAGTAGGGAAATTTTTTAGAGGACCCATTTGACAGGTTAGCTTGTTGGCGTACCCGTAAGTTGTGACGTCAGGTCTCGTGTGACACTGTTTTTGTTCATATCAGGATATATAATCGGTTCGCCtttctattttattttcaaTTGAGATGTCCATTGTCCATAACCAGCTTGTTCGCTCGAAGCACGCCTCACGTGTAAtctaacaagaaaaaaaattctctcCTGAGTGCAGGTTTAATGAATTCGGAACTGATGGTGGGCCAGCGGCAAAGGCCCTTCAGCCCAAGTTCAATGTGTTTGTCAAAAATATCTCTTCCCACTTGGGAGTTGCCGTGCCTCATATTGAGGTGATAGATACTTTTCTCATGGCATCTTTCTGGTTGCTATGTTGTGGATCATTGTTTTGATAGCTtaagtttttcttttatttatccagtTAAAGCATGTAATTGCTGCCACAATTGCGCTTAAGGGCCTTGGAGGTCTTCTTTTTATCTTGAGCTGCTCTCTTGGTGCTTATCTCCTGGTATGTAGCTTGCTTTGCTGTTATCTATTTCCTTTAATCTTTCACCTTTCCTTTTATAAGTAAATAATCAATTAGCATTCATCCTGTTTACTGAAAACTTCAATGGAAATGAAGGCTCTAGAAGCACATGACACCTTTTTCAGGTTTCATGATAAAGTAGGTTCCACATGTGCATGTATTCAGAGCGTAAGGTGCTCACGATGGAAATATTGCTTTGTCCAGTGAATATTGTCATGCAGAAAGCATCTTTGTGTAGCCATTTGCAGTTTTATTTTCTGTTGAATTTTAAGTGTCAATAACTTAAGTTTCATGTTCGACTTGGGACTGTTCTGTGCACATATTGaggttttccattttctttttcttacttCTAACATAGCTGAACCTAGTTACGTATAGTTTTAATATTCTTTGACTATTGAGAAACAGATAAGGATATCTTTACGCTTTCATATTATGCTGCTGCGGTCTGGATCTAAAAATCATTGTGTAATGATGCACATGATTATGTATTTATGTTGCAATCTGTATAAAAAGTTTGTTGTGTAATGATACAAATGATTGACAATCTGTTTCTATCAAGCTTGGCATGATCTTCAAAGCTAAGCATCAAAATTAGTTTATTTTGTTTCGTATGGTCTACTTTTGTGTCTTGCATATAGTCTTATCTAAGTTCCAACCTGGTAGATCTTGTTTCTAACTGTTTTATTTCTGCACCCTGTGGTTCTCTGCTTCAGAGGATAATTGAGATGAAATTACTATGCTCCCTCTGTTTTCAAACATATGACATATAGGACAAGCTAATTGCTAAATAATGCATGGTCCATATTTTGGTATAATTAAACTACCTGGTGTCCGTAACCCTAGCAAATATTGATAGTCAATCTTCAGTCTTGACAAAAATGCACTGCAAGTTTGTATTGCTCACCTTGTGTCTGTAGCCCCAGTTTCAGCTGTTAGGTGCGATGGTGTGTTGCCTTGTGACATACACATTGTTTGCTAAGCATCATCACTTCTTCTGTGATGTTATTACTCCTGTGAATTCGCTGCTATAATAGATTATAGTGTAAATTGATTTGCTATTGGGCCTTTGGTCATGCTAAGTTTTTCCAGCATCTTGGTCCTTAGGCACCACGGAGATATGtgctattctttttttttgtgaattttgACTAATCTGATATGTTGGTTTGTCACTGTAGACACCGGAGCCCACTACTAATGAAGTTACTTATCTTTGCAGTTGTTGTACCTTGCTTTTGTCACCCCTATTGTGCATGACTTCTACAACTACGACATGGAGAAGGCAGAATTTGCGCAGATCTTTGGGAAGTTCACCCAGGTAATTGTGGATTTCTCTATTTGCAAATTTGCTAAGCAGTGACTAGTCCTAGTATCTGAATATTTGTGATTGCAGGATCTGGCACTCATTGGAGCGCTTCTCTTCTTCCTGGGCATGAAGAACTCCATCCCGAAGCGGCAGGCCAAGAAGAAGGCTCCCAAGGCGAAGACGAACTAAGGCTCTCTAGATAGTGTTGTTGCACCGGTAGGGGCCTCAGGCGGTGCTGGGAGACGGTCTATTTTGAAGCAAGCTGCGATGTGAAGCCATTGCCATCGTGCTGAGCTTTCATATGTATCAGATTCCATTTTGCAGGGCACGGCCCGAACGAAGGTGTGAGTGGCGGATTAGGCGACTAGATTGTACCATTATGTACTCGTGATTGGTTTGTTGGACTAGGTTGCCAATGATTGATCTTCTCCATTTGATTTATCGTACACTGCGCCTTGTTAGCAGTGCAGGAATTCGCTACTGATTCAATGGCTGCaaattcttttttcttcttcttcgtctcttGTCAGAATATCAGTTTACGCGATGTTTTACGAGTATTTCATTGTgggcctttttttttgttagttTGGGAGACATGCAGATTCGAAGCGGCGAACGCCTGTGGTCTTGTGAATTCGTTTCGCCAGTGGCGTCGTGTGACTCGCGAGAGCCAGTGCCAAGTATTTAGCAGCCTCTCTGTCGTTGCATATCGGGCTGTGCCTAAAATATGTCTGGGCCTCTTGGGATTACAGGGACAGGGCCACAGGGGACCTCTAATGTTCTATTGCAAACTctaagtttctttcttggagcAGATCCAGTTGGTGAAGTGGCACCATGTGTCAATGTTATGCGTCGAGTCCGCAGCTCCACCTCTTGGCCCACTAGAGTCTTCTCTAAAGTCTGAAGTGGAGTTTGGTGGCCATGGTCACCGTACCCTGACTCCGTGAGGGTGACGGCCACCGTGATGAGAACGCCATTACAGAGGCTTACCAACGCGGTTTTCACTGTGTTGCAACAATCTGCTGTGCGTGGCTAGTTAACCTCGAGTCTCCGGCATTACCAGACAACCCGGGAGCGTCAAGTCCAGATCACCCACAGCAAACGCTTCCAAAGCAAGCACTCGTCAAACTCTACACGAGTAGGATCCTGCCACGATTATTCCCTGCCGCTGCTAGGCACGTTTCTTCCAAGCTCCCCGAACCCGGCGCCAACACGCTACCTGACACGAACATGTTCACGATCGAGGCGATCATCGGCGAGTCCGGGCTGCAGACGGCCGGTCAAGACCCAAAGCCCCTTTGGTCCTCTAATACGGCCAATTCCATAGCGGCCAACTTACCTCATCAAAGCTTTTAAATTCAATTCAAGGGCTTCTTTTCCCCcctaaaaaacaaaaacaaaagcaAACAAGAACGCTCCCATGTGTTGCCACGGCCTGAAGCCTGGAGGATTTTACATGTATACCATTATAAAAGATGGCCTCGATGTTCATATCACTAAAAAAATTTGGTGACACCTCTATAACATcgcgttttttttgttttgacgtCTATATCATTCCATCCACCATCCGTTAGAAGTTAACAGATCTAgagctctgacatgtgggcctaaCCTAGTAAAATGACCATTTTACCCTTCCATTCTCACGAGCACCACATCCAGCTCCGCCGCgagctcttcctctgctcctcTGCCGTCGGGGCTATGCAACGCCGCTGCGCCatgcccccctcccctccccgtcGGGGCCGCAGCCCCCTCCCTGTCGGGGCCGcagcccgctgccgccgcgccatgccccctcccctcccctccccgtcGGGGccagagcccgccgccgccgcgccatggccctccccgagctccgccgccaacgCGGGCCGCCGCGGCTGCGTGCTAGAGGCCTCGAGCGGGCCTCCGCCGGCGGGAGCCTCTGTCGCCGGCGTGGGCCGCCACATCTGCGCGCGGGAGCTCCGTTTCGGGCGGGTCTCCGCCTGCGCGAGCGCCGCCTCAGCCGTGCTGCTGCCGGCGCGGGCCTCGCCGCGGGCAGGCCTCCCCTCGCggggcgagccgccgccgccgcccgtgcgagccagggagagagaggaaaagattggtgggggaggaagaagaatatGACAAGTGGGGGCCACTCGTCATTGTGAGGAGAGAGTTTAAGTAATTTTTGGCATCTAAGGTTATAATGGTCTTTTCGCAGCTCTATTACCCTCCGTTATCACTCCTTCCATCCAAAATGGTACAGACGTCAAAACGAAAAAACACGATGATATAGAGGTCCCTCCAAACTTTTTAGTGGTATGGACGCCGTGACCACCTTTTGTAATGGTATATATGTAAAAGCCTAAGCCTGATGGCACCAAACTGGCGTCCCTGTCACGAACCCTCGCCTCCATTGGACGTGCGACGCAGCATGAGGTGACTCGATCACTTGTCCTCTTGCACCcggaagaaaaaaacaaaaacaatccAGTCCTCATCTGTTATTATACTCCACTCAAGTCACACAAATTGCAGCATCTATCTTCCTATATGTATATATGATACATATATATACTAAATCCAATAAGCCACTGTGATGCATCGTCTTGCGTTTTAACTAGTGGGCTAACACGATTTGTTTGGGATTGTTTCAGAGGCGGGTTGGAAGATCTGTCCCCCTCCCGCGCTCGGAGCAGCACGAAACGAAAACAACAAGTGCTGGAAGAAGATATGCCCGCTCCGTGCAGACAGCGACGCGATGGCGTCGTGTCCCGCGACCGTCGGGCAGGCCGCGCCCGTGTGGCCTCCCCTGTCCCCTCCCCCCCGTCGCTGTCTCCACACGCTACGTCGTCGGGCGCCTGCAGGTGCCCACCCAAATCAACTGATCGGTCGCGACTCCCTCCCCGTGCCCAGTGCTCCGGCTCCAATCTTCTCTCCTGGGCTATGGCTGCTCGGGCTCGAGAGGAACTGATGCTAGCAGGTCGGACGGCTCGCAGTTCAATTTCCACTCCGGAGCGAGGGGAGCTTCAGAGCCACTGGGTGCCTCCAGCTTTGAGGAGGAAGCCCGATTCAGTTCCAAGTTCTTCAGCGGATGTGACATTGCTAGCGGCAAAAATGCTATCCAGAGAACGAGAGCAGAGCCATGTTGTGGCGTAAGAATATGTTTTCTGAGCAACACGGTGCACATGGCAGAGGAGAGGAGGATATGTTATTCAGGTAGCCCTAATTCGTGTTAGTTCGGACAGTGACAAGGGAGCTGAATGAGTGAATGAATGGTCAGGGGGGAAGTGAGCCAACACTCCAACCGATTTGACCGGGAGAGGGTCTTTGGGTGGTGAGCTTGAATCGCTTTCGAAGCCGGGTTGCAGACAGTCGAGCTCTGCTGATGTAGATGAACGGCTTCCCATACCCATACAAATTGTTAGTTCAGAGAAGGTGTAGAACCTGAACATCAGACGGAACCGAATCTGAAAGAGGGACAGAACGCTGGATTTCATTGACAACACTGCTTATACAATCTGGTTTGGTGAAagcttgatacattttgttgcGTTTATAGATCGTTTGGAAGGGCATCCACTGTGATTACGCCTCTTCCATGTTTGGAGGCTTGACTGGTCTCGAGAACCTCTACAGAACGAATGCTACTTGCACCACACCAAGCTGGATCCACGTAGTATGATGTGCTTTTATCCATTGTAAATGACACCGACAAATCTATTCTTGTAGGTTAAGATTGAGATGTaaccccctttttttttctgaaggcTTCAAAAGTCCAAACTCCAACTGTACATTCAAAGCCGAGCAACAGTTGGGcgatctgaagtctgaactctgACGTacgtttttttagattaaggataAAAACATCCGGCCTCTACACCCATCCGGTGGATGCTTACAGCCAAACAAAAGTTTAGACTCTATTTGATTCCAAATAAGTCATCTACTTAtaagttaaaaaaaattaaaaaaaaagtgatTTAATTTGTCAAACAACTCTAACTTATAAGTCACTTCAACTTATAAGTTTTAAGCAGCTCCACTCCAACTTAAAACTTATAAGTCCTCCTTTTCTGCGTGGGGCTCACACCTTTTAAATCATTTAACAACCAAACACCCATGACTTATAAGTTACTGGTTTTAAGTCACCTGATTTATAAATAAGTGCCTTATTTGGAATCAAACAGGCCTTGACCATGGTACTCTGACGTACGTATGGCACTCTAGGCATTGCGTTGGCATTCACTGACAGAGAGATCCGAATGACTtaaaggccatgtttggtttacatcatgaatttttttttacaaaaaaacgaatacatgcatggagtactaaacgaaatttatttgcgaaaccTTTTTACGGATATGTGTACAGTGATTCTACAGTAACCACGCCTAATCATCCCataatcgtacggtcaaaggTCTCGTTAACTAcagtaactgctacagtaccacagttGTAGAggttattttgtaattagattttatttaatacccctaataaGTAGTCAAAGCATGAAAAAggcaaaccaaacacggccaaaagGTTTGCAATGCTGAACGATGCATGAGCTTCCATGCGCGTTGCAGAAACAAAACAAGGAAGAACAGTGGATCTGATCACACTCCTTGACGACAGAAACAGTGTCTCGATGTCCTTTTCTCAGCTTTCGCGGCGAAAGTTACACGCACAACGCACAGAACTTGCAGCAACCTGCACTCTGAAGACCAACATTTTGGCTCCATTGTGAGCTTATTAAGCTGCACAGCGTAAGGAACAAGCTGGAATAATAAACACCAGCTTCTAATCTTCATTACTGGCAAGTTTCGTGTAAACTTACAAGGCCGCTTCACGCAAGAAGGTAAATAAGATAATCCACGAACTGAATAAACAACTGAACATTAGTACACGCACGCCATCAATAGAAGATTACAGCATACAAAATAAGATTAAACCCATAAGAAAGAACCCTCTCACTAGGTTTAGAAGCCGGCAATCATGTTGGCACGTGGCGTGGCCCCACACGTGCGAGGCTGCCGTTACGTGCAACGGGAAAATCCTAACCGGACGGGGTTACCGACGGACAGTTATCTTGGACCACCGACCGGGCGTTCCACGGACGCGGCCAAATTTGACTAGCCACCCAACCGTCCTGGCGCCTTGCGGGAGAGCTTATGGATGCCATGTGAGCCGTGACGACGCTCCGTCGCCCGGCCTGTTTTGCCATTGGGTTAGCGGCTTCTAATTCTGTTTCTTATTCCCCGTTTCTTTGACCAGCATTACATGCTAATCATGAACATGCTCCCAACTCACGGTGATCTTTTCCTCctggtttgtttttgtttctgtcGTTGTTCTAACTGATGAACTGGTGGAGTGATATACAGCACACAGTGCTGCTCGAAGAAAAGAACAATGCAAGCTTGGATTGGATTGATTAGCCTTTGTGAGTTACTTCGCTCGTGGGAGATTAAGCAAGAATTAAGACGAAAAGAAGAAGAGTTTATTTCTAATTTTGGAGGAATTGCTTGTAACAACTCCTTCAAAATTCTTGTGAAATactcctccgttccaaaattataattcatttgacttttttgactccaagtttgaccactcattttattttaaaattttatgcaaacatagtcaaatttaagtcattcttgaagaacttTTATTACTAATAAAGTAAATcataacaaaagaagtgatattttggacaaatttttttgaataagacgagtggttaaATTTAGGGtcaaaaaattcaaataaattataatttggaacagaggtaGTATAGTGTACAAAGAACCCGGGAAGGATCTTTTTTGTCCTATACACGCACTTGGTCAAGGCAAGAAAGTCTG from Panicum virgatum strain AP13 chromosome 9K, P.virgatum_v5, whole genome shotgun sequence encodes:
- the LOC120647295 gene encoding uncharacterized protein LOC120647295; the protein is MGFVSFVGRVLFVAAFLLSAYQEFNEFGTDGGPAAKALQPKFNVFVKNISSHLGVAVPHIELKHVIAATIALKGLGGLLFILSCSLGAYLLLLYLAFVTPIVHDFYNYDMEKAEFAQIFGKFTQDLALIGALLFFLGMKNSIPKRQAKKKAPKAKTN